In the Campylobacter concisus ATCC 51562 genome, GCCGTAGGCATACTTGCAGCAATGATCATACCAAGGCTAGAAATAAATGGAGCTAGAGAGGCAGCTACACAGATGCTAACGCATATAAAGTACGCCCAGCACCTTGCCATGCAAGATGATAAATTTGTACATTCAGAAAATGAAAAATTTTGGTTTAAAATGAGATGGGGGATAGCTATTAATGATACTAGTTTGCAAGAGTGCTCAGTAGATGAGCCTGGGGTTAAATCTTGGAAATATAGTATTTTTTATGATAAAAGAGGTAGTGGTAATAAATTTAGTGGTAACTTAAATTCCAAAGAAGAGGTTGCCATCGATACACAAAAATCAAACAAATTCTTAAGTGCGGGCTGGAGAGGCATTCCTCAGTCCTATTGCAATAAAATTAATACAGATTTAAATATCGAGAAAAAATATGGCATAAAATCAGTTAAATTTGTCGGTAGTTGCGGAAAAGGCA is a window encoding:
- a CDS encoding type II secretion system protein; its protein translation is MNRNKGFTVIELIFVIIAVGILAAMIIPRLEINGAREAATQMLTHIKYAQHLAMQDDKFVHSENEKFWFKMRWGIAINDTSLQECSVDEPGVKSWKYSIFYDKRGSGNKFSGNLNSKEEVAIDTQKSNKFLSAGWRGIPQSYCNKINTDLNIEKKYGIKSVKFVGSCGKGKMQTINFDELGRPMRVVSVTNNKGAKRPYSRLLKGNCKIVLTDKNNNVASINIEKRSGYAYIN